From Ramlibacter tataouinensis, the proteins below share one genomic window:
- a CDS encoding GNAT family N-acetyltransferase, whose translation MEIRRLGLRDAADYRTLRLRSFMEHPEAFTTSYEELERQSLQDTEKRLAALHMKLWGAFRDGKLCGYVGLDRETRVKSRHKATLVGMYVEPEFSGRGTGRALIQALLREARADGIELVVLTVTEGDGPAARLYERCGFRSFGVEPRAIKVGGRYYAKKHMYIELGAAS comes from the coding sequence ATGGAGATTCGCCGACTGGGCCTGCGCGATGCGGCGGACTACCGCACGCTGCGCCTGCGCTCGTTCATGGAGCACCCGGAAGCCTTCACCACCAGCTACGAGGAGCTGGAGCGGCAGTCGCTGCAGGACACCGAGAAGCGCCTCGCGGCATTGCACATGAAGCTGTGGGGTGCGTTCCGGGACGGCAAGCTGTGCGGCTATGTCGGGCTGGACCGCGAAACGCGCGTCAAGAGCCGCCACAAGGCGACGCTGGTGGGCATGTACGTGGAGCCCGAGTTCAGCGGCCGCGGCACCGGCCGCGCGCTGATCCAGGCGCTGCTGCGCGAGGCGCGCGCGGACGGCATCGAGCTGGTGGTGCTGACCGTCACCGAAGGCGACGGCCCGGCCGCCCGGCTGTACGAACGCTGCGGCTTCCGCTCCTTCGGCGTCGAGCCGCGCGCCATCAAGGTCGGCGGCCGCTACTACGCGAAGAAGCACATGTACATCGAACTCGGGGCCGCATCGTGA
- a CDS encoding gamma-glutamyl-gamma-aminobutyrate hydrolase family protein, giving the protein MDPQRLKIGISACFMHADPTRALFTGKTLQYVEQSIAHWVMSTGALAVMIPSPSGATRRGDVTLDHYAQWLDGLVLHGGADVSPLSYGEQPLQERWAGDKIRDEYEIDLVAAFERQGKPVFGVCRGLQLVNVAYGGTLYQDIATQLPEALPHRDASVYDRNFHTVDIVAGTRLAQLYPQDARVKVNSIHHQAIKRLAEGFEVEALSHEDGLIEAIRRADRGKPYLAAVQWHPEFHQPGADTIDDAALLADFLAAAAAARSP; this is encoded by the coding sequence GTGGACCCGCAGCGGCTGAAGATCGGCATCTCGGCGTGCTTCATGCACGCGGACCCGACGCGGGCGCTGTTCACCGGCAAGACCCTGCAGTACGTGGAGCAGTCGATCGCCCACTGGGTGATGTCCACCGGCGCGCTGGCGGTGATGATTCCCAGCCCGAGCGGCGCCACCCGGCGCGGCGACGTCACGCTGGACCATTACGCGCAATGGCTGGACGGCCTGGTGCTGCACGGCGGCGCCGATGTCTCGCCGCTGTCCTACGGCGAGCAGCCACTGCAGGAGCGCTGGGCCGGCGACAAGATCCGCGACGAGTACGAGATCGACCTGGTCGCCGCCTTCGAGCGGCAGGGCAAGCCGGTGTTCGGCGTCTGCCGCGGACTGCAGTTGGTCAACGTCGCCTACGGCGGCACGCTCTACCAGGACATCGCGACGCAGCTGCCCGAGGCCCTGCCGCACCGCGACGCCTCGGTGTACGACCGCAACTTCCACACCGTCGACATCGTGGCCGGCACGCGGCTGGCGCAGCTGTATCCGCAGGACGCGCGCGTCAAGGTCAACAGCATCCACCACCAGGCCATCAAGCGCCTAGCCGAGGGCTTCGAGGTCGAGGCCCTCAGCCACGAAGACGGCCTGATCGAAGCCATCCGTCGCGCCGATCGCGGCAAGCCCTACCTGGCCGCGGTGCAGTGGCACCCCGAGTTCCACCAGCCCGGCGCCGACACGATCGACGATGCGGCGCTGCTGGCGGACTTCCTCGCTGCTGCTGCCGCCGCGCGAAGCCCATGA
- a CDS encoding aldehyde dehydrogenase family protein has translation MTSLSIQNPATGETIAELPADDAASVQRKAEAARAAQPGWAATPLAERQACIARFREAVVRELPRLAEVLTRETGKPIRMSRNELNGLLGRLDFFVGMVEPVTAVETVYDQDGMMERIEHLPLGVVANISAWNYPWFVGCNVIVPALLTGNAVLYKPSEFATLTGLEIGRLLHEAGVPREVFVPLVGGGATGAALLEQQIDGLFFTGSHATGVRIAQALGARLVKLQLELGGKDPTYVCDDADAKAAAESLADGAMYNTGQSCCSVERIYVHEKIHDAFLAHFVAAVKGFRVGDPMREDTYIGAITRAPQLQVLDAQVADAKAKGALLHTGGHRLPGPGNWYAPTVFSRGDHTMALMREESFGPIIGIQKVAGDEEAVRLMNDTRYGLTAGVYTPHAARAERLLAQVRAGSVYWNCCDRVSPRLPWSGCGDSGLGLTLSSYGIETFTRPRAWHLRRP, from the coding sequence ATGACCTCACTCAGCATCCAGAACCCCGCCACCGGCGAAACGATCGCCGAGTTGCCCGCCGATGACGCCGCCTCGGTGCAGCGCAAGGCCGAGGCCGCGCGCGCCGCGCAGCCGGGCTGGGCCGCCACGCCGCTGGCCGAGCGCCAGGCCTGCATCGCCCGCTTCCGCGAAGCCGTGGTGCGCGAGCTGCCGCGGCTGGCGGAAGTGCTGACGCGCGAAACCGGCAAGCCGATCCGCATGTCGCGCAACGAGCTCAACGGCCTGCTGGGCCGGCTCGATTTCTTCGTCGGCATGGTCGAGCCAGTCACCGCGGTGGAGACGGTGTACGACCAGGACGGGATGATGGAGCGCATCGAGCACCTGCCGCTGGGCGTGGTGGCCAACATCTCGGCCTGGAACTACCCGTGGTTCGTCGGCTGCAACGTGATCGTGCCGGCGCTGCTGACCGGCAACGCGGTGCTGTACAAGCCCTCGGAGTTCGCCACGCTGACCGGCCTGGAGATCGGCCGCCTGCTGCACGAGGCGGGCGTGCCGCGCGAGGTGTTCGTGCCGCTGGTCGGCGGCGGTGCCACCGGCGCGGCACTGCTGGAGCAGCAGATCGACGGCCTGTTCTTCACCGGCTCGCACGCGACCGGCGTGCGCATCGCGCAGGCGCTCGGTGCCCGCCTGGTCAAGCTCCAGCTGGAGCTCGGCGGCAAGGACCCGACCTACGTCTGCGACGACGCCGACGCCAAGGCGGCCGCCGAATCGCTGGCCGACGGCGCCATGTACAACACCGGCCAGAGCTGCTGCTCGGTCGAGCGCATCTACGTGCACGAGAAGATTCACGACGCCTTCCTCGCCCACTTCGTGGCGGCGGTCAAGGGCTTCCGGGTCGGCGATCCGATGCGCGAGGACACTTACATCGGCGCCATCACGCGCGCGCCGCAGCTGCAGGTGCTGGATGCGCAGGTGGCCGACGCAAAGGCCAAGGGCGCGCTGCTGCACACCGGCGGCCACCGGCTGCCCGGCCCGGGCAACTGGTATGCGCCCACCGTCTTCAGCCGCGGGGACCACACGATGGCGCTGATGCGCGAGGAAAGCTTCGGTCCCATCATCGGCATCCAGAAAGTGGCCGGCGACGAGGAGGCGGTGCGGCTGATGAACGACACCCGCTACGGCCTGACGGCGGGCGTGTACACGCCCCACGCCGCGCGCGCCGAGCGGCTGCTGGCGCAGGTCCGGGCGGGCAGCGTCTACTGGAACTGCTGCGACCGCGTCAGCCCGCGGCTGCCCTGGAGCGGCTGCGGCGACTCGGGCCTGGGGCTGACGCTCTCGAGCTACGGCATCGAGACCTTCACCCGCCCGCGCGCCTGGCACCTGCGGCGGCCATGA
- a CDS encoding YbhB/YbcL family Raf kinase inhibitor-like protein translates to MTRTLIAAALIAAAPLAQAAMKLESPDLKPNAMMDKKFEFNGFGCAGENKSPALKWSGAPKDAKSFAVSVYDPDAPTGSGWWHWYVINIPADTTELPADAGAAGGAKLPKGAAMVKTDFGSAAWGGACPPQGDKPHRYIFTVYALKTDKLDIPPDASAALAGFMVNANKIGQASFTAKYGRAKAK, encoded by the coding sequence ATGACCCGCACCCTGATCGCCGCCGCGCTCATCGCCGCCGCGCCGCTGGCGCAAGCCGCCATGAAGCTGGAAAGCCCGGACCTCAAGCCGAACGCGATGATGGACAAGAAGTTCGAGTTCAACGGCTTCGGCTGCGCGGGCGAGAACAAGTCCCCGGCGCTCAAGTGGAGCGGCGCACCCAAGGACGCCAAGAGCTTCGCGGTCAGCGTGTACGACCCCGACGCGCCCACCGGCTCCGGCTGGTGGCACTGGTACGTGATCAACATCCCGGCCGACACCACCGAGCTGCCCGCCGATGCCGGCGCCGCCGGCGGCGCCAAGCTGCCCAAGGGCGCGGCCATGGTCAAGACCGATTTCGGCAGCGCCGCCTGGGGCGGCGCCTGCCCGCCGCAAGGCGACAAGCCGCACCGCTACATCTTCACGGTGTACGCGTTGAAGACCGACAAGCTGGACATCCCGCCCGACGCCAGCGCGGCGCTGGCCGGCTTCATGGTCAACGCCAACAAGATCGGACAGGCGAGCTTCACCGCCAAGTACGGGCGGGCGAAGGCGAAGTGA
- a CDS encoding glutamine synthetase family protein, translating to MATNTQVHPALDAIRKSGASKVKVACSDIDGILRGKYLHKDKFEGAAEGGFGFCDVVFGWDSGDQCYDNAQVTGWQHGFPDALARLDLDTHRQVPWDGMVDFFLGEFVNADGTPYPVCPRQTLKRVLARAGKLGFQVMTGVEYEWFNFRETPQSWAAKKGVGPETLTPGMFGYSLLRANQNRDFFNALLDEMLAFRVPIEGLHTETGPGVYEAAIGFSEALEQADRAVLFKTGAKEIGARFGIMPSFMAKWSQQYPGCSGHIHQSLSDGKSNLFYGAETPTRMSPLFESYLAGQLACLMEFAPMFWPTINSYKRLVDGFWAPVKPTWGLDNRTASFRVIAGSPKATRLETRCPGADINPYLAMAAVVAAGLHGVEKGLKLTAAPITGTNQGAENIPRAPRTLIETTRIFRDSAVARDFLGDTFVEHFAATREWEWRQWLDGVTDWELKRYFEII from the coding sequence ATGGCAACGAACACCCAGGTCCATCCGGCGCTCGACGCCATCCGCAAGAGCGGCGCGAGCAAGGTCAAGGTCGCCTGCAGCGACATCGACGGCATCCTGCGCGGCAAGTACCTGCACAAGGACAAGTTCGAGGGCGCGGCCGAGGGCGGCTTCGGTTTCTGCGACGTGGTGTTCGGCTGGGACTCCGGCGACCAGTGCTACGACAACGCCCAGGTGACCGGCTGGCAGCACGGCTTTCCCGATGCGCTGGCGCGGCTGGACCTGGACACGCATCGCCAGGTGCCCTGGGACGGCATGGTCGACTTCTTCCTCGGCGAGTTCGTCAACGCCGACGGCACGCCCTACCCGGTGTGTCCGCGCCAGACCTTGAAGCGCGTGCTGGCACGCGCCGGGAAGCTGGGCTTCCAGGTGATGACCGGCGTCGAGTACGAGTGGTTCAATTTCCGCGAGACGCCGCAGAGCTGGGCCGCCAAGAAGGGGGTCGGCCCCGAGACGCTCACCCCCGGCATGTTCGGCTACTCGCTGCTGCGCGCCAACCAGAACCGCGACTTCTTCAATGCGCTGCTCGACGAGATGCTGGCCTTCCGGGTGCCGATCGAGGGCCTGCACACCGAGACCGGCCCCGGCGTGTACGAGGCGGCGATCGGATTTTCCGAGGCGCTGGAACAGGCCGACCGCGCGGTGCTGTTCAAGACCGGCGCCAAGGAGATCGGCGCGCGCTTCGGCATCATGCCCAGCTTCATGGCCAAGTGGAGCCAGCAGTACCCGGGCTGCAGCGGCCACATCCACCAGAGCCTGTCGGACGGCAAGAGCAACCTGTTCTACGGTGCGGAAACGCCGACCAGGATGAGTCCGCTGTTCGAAAGCTACCTGGCCGGCCAGCTCGCCTGCCTGATGGAATTCGCGCCCATGTTCTGGCCCACCATCAACAGCTACAAGCGGCTGGTCGACGGCTTCTGGGCGCCGGTGAAGCCGACCTGGGGCCTGGACAACCGCACCGCCAGCTTCCGCGTGATCGCCGGCAGCCCCAAGGCCACGCGGCTGGAGACGCGCTGCCCGGGCGCCGACATCAACCCCTACCTGGCGATGGCGGCGGTGGTGGCGGCCGGCCTGCATGGCGTCGAGAAGGGCCTGAAGCTCACCGCCGCGCCGATCACCGGCACCAACCAGGGCGCAGAGAACATCCCGCGCGCGCCGCGCACCCTGATCGAGACCACGCGCATCTTCCGCGATTCGGCAGTCGCGCGCGACTTCCTGGGCGATACCTTCGTCGAGCATTTCGCCGCCACGCGCGAGTGGGAATGGCGCCAGTGGCTGGACGGCGTGACCGACTGGGAACTGAAACGCTACTTCGAAATCATCTAG
- a CDS encoding HAD family hydrolase, protein MKPRLTLFDLDETLLAGDSDVLWCELLMARGLLNAADFGPRNADMETRYRASSVSAQEFAGFYLSLLTGRTPASLEPLRAEFLRDWVVPRIPPAALRLVQAHQAQGDLVVMTTATNRFITELTARHFGIEHLIAIEPEVAQGAFTGRSTGTLNMREGKVARLHDWLRGRGAALADFHSTAYSDSMNDLPLLEAVNEAVAVDPAPRLAAIAAARGWRVLGLRA, encoded by the coding sequence ATGAAGCCGCGCCTGACCCTGTTCGATCTCGACGAGACCTTGCTGGCGGGCGACAGCGACGTGCTGTGGTGCGAGCTGCTGATGGCGCGCGGCCTGCTCAATGCCGCCGACTTCGGGCCACGCAATGCCGACATGGAGACGCGCTACCGCGCCAGCAGCGTGAGCGCACAGGAATTCGCCGGCTTCTACCTCAGTCTGCTCACCGGCCGCACCCCGGCGTCGCTGGAACCGCTGCGCGCGGAGTTCCTGCGCGACTGGGTGGTGCCGCGCATCCCCCCGGCCGCGCTGCGGCTGGTGCAGGCGCACCAGGCGCAGGGCGACCTGGTGGTGATGACCACCGCCACCAACCGCTTCATCACCGAGCTGACCGCGCGGCATTTCGGCATCGAGCACCTGATCGCGATCGAGCCGGAAGTCGCGCAGGGCGCCTTCACCGGCCGCAGCACGGGCACCCTCAACATGCGCGAGGGCAAGGTGGCGCGGCTGCACGACTGGCTGCGCGGGCGCGGCGCGGCGCTGGCCGACTTCCACAGCACCGCCTATAGCGACTCGATGAACGACCTGCCCCTGCTGGAGGCGGTGAACGAAGCCGTGGCGGTCGATCCGGCGCCGCGCCTGGCCGCCATCGCGGCCGCGCGCGGCTGGCGCGTGCTCGGGCTCAGGGCCTAG
- a CDS encoding biotin--[acetyl-CoA-carboxylase] ligase, with translation MTWNGGAIEAAVTPLLPGFAAELVAEIDSTNAELMRRARAGFMAPTLLAAERQTAGRGRLGRGWHSAAGDSLTFSLGLPLAPADWSGLSLAVGVALAEALHPRLALKWPNDLWFEDRKLGGILIETASLAAAQAPRYAVIGVGLNLRPPPGEGLSTPPAALDELLPSAAPGDILLRVARPLVEAVKAFEIHGFAPFRSRFNARDALRGRAVVLSDGREGTAAGAGESGALLVHTAAGMASVSSAEVSVRPAVNGP, from the coding sequence ATGACCTGGAACGGCGGCGCCATCGAAGCGGCGGTCACGCCGCTGCTGCCCGGCTTTGCCGCCGAGCTCGTCGCCGAAATCGACTCCACCAACGCCGAGCTGATGCGCCGCGCGCGCGCCGGCTTCATGGCGCCGACGCTGCTGGCGGCCGAGCGCCAGACGGCGGGCCGCGGGCGGCTCGGGCGCGGCTGGCACAGCGCGGCGGGCGACTCGCTCACCTTCTCGCTCGGCCTGCCGCTGGCGCCGGCCGACTGGTCCGGGCTGTCGCTGGCCGTGGGCGTCGCGCTGGCCGAGGCCCTGCACCCGCGCCTGGCGCTCAAGTGGCCCAATGACCTCTGGTTCGAGGACCGCAAGCTGGGCGGCATCCTGATCGAGACGGCCAGCCTGGCTGCGGCGCAGGCGCCGCGCTATGCCGTGATCGGGGTCGGCCTGAACCTGCGGCCGCCGCCGGGCGAGGGCTTGTCCACGCCGCCGGCCGCACTGGACGAACTGCTGCCGTCGGCCGCGCCGGGCGACATCCTGCTGCGCGTCGCGCGCCCGCTGGTCGAGGCCGTGAAGGCCTTCGAGATCCACGGCTTCGCGCCCTTCCGCAGCCGCTTCAACGCCCGCGATGCACTGCGCGGCCGCGCGGTCGTCCTGAGCGACGGACGCGAGGGCACCGCCGCCGGCGCCGGCGAGTCGGGCGCGCTGCTGGTGCATACTGCGGCCGGCATGGCCAGCGTCTCCAGCGCCGAAGTGAGCGTGCGGCCGGCCGTGAACGGGCCCTGA
- a CDS encoding SET domain-containing protein, whose protein sequence is MAEKAVNGGAYEAAQDSDARSAGRRIQVRRSGVHGKGVFAVQDLAEGESIIEYVGEIITWKEAQRRHPHDPNDPNHTFYFHVDEKRVIDALHGGNSSRWINHSCDPNCEADEEDGRVFIKALRNIKAGEELSYDYGLIIDAPYTKALKAEYPCWCGSGNCRGTLLAPKRRSRR, encoded by the coding sequence ATGGCAGAAAAGGCAGTCAACGGTGGGGCCTACGAAGCGGCCCAGGATTCCGACGCACGCAGCGCCGGCCGCCGCATCCAGGTGCGCCGCTCCGGCGTGCACGGCAAGGGCGTGTTCGCCGTGCAGGATCTCGCCGAGGGCGAGTCCATCATCGAATACGTGGGCGAGATCATCACCTGGAAGGAGGCGCAGCGCCGCCACCCGCATGATCCGAACGATCCCAACCACACCTTCTATTTCCACGTCGACGAAAAGCGCGTGATCGACGCCCTGCACGGCGGCAACTCCTCGCGCTGGATCAACCACTCCTGCGATCCGAACTGCGAGGCCGACGAAGAGGACGGGCGAGTATTCATCAAGGCGCTGCGCAACATCAAGGCCGGCGAGGAGCTGAGCTACGACTACGGGCTCATCATCGACGCGCCCTACACCAAGGCGCTCAAGGCCGAGTATCCCTGCTGGTGCGGCAGCGGCAACTGCCGCGGCACCCTGCTCGCGCCCAAGCGCCGATCCCGGCGATGA
- a CDS encoding iron-containing alcohol dehydrogenase, whose protein sequence is MSITQFAFPTPIRFGAGARREVAGHLRQRGLARPLIVTDRALAALPVLAEFRSHLQDLDSAVYAGVFGNPTASQVMAGAEAFRAHRADCVIGFGGGAALDVAKVVGLAATHPGHILEYAWDHPQVRAIGQELPYFVALPTTSGTGSEVGRSSVISEDDTHLKRIIFSPRVLARTVFADPELTLALPAAVTAATGMDALTHNVESYLSPAYHPLCDGIALEGTRIAARSLAAAVHEPGNLQARSDMMMASMMGAIAFQKDLGAVHSCAHALGAVCDLHHGLANALMIDTVLDWNRQAVPEKFDELAHVCRVDGGGEAFVPWLRALKARVGITGRLSAHGVRREQLPRLVEIAVADICHQTNPRPVSVADFERLFLEAM, encoded by the coding sequence GTGAGCATCACCCAGTTTGCGTTTCCCACTCCCATCCGTTTCGGCGCCGGCGCGCGCCGGGAAGTCGCCGGGCACCTGCGCCAGCGCGGCTTGGCACGGCCGCTGATCGTCACCGACCGCGCGCTGGCGGCGCTGCCGGTGCTGGCCGAGTTCCGCTCGCACCTGCAGGACCTGGACAGCGCGGTGTACGCCGGCGTGTTCGGCAACCCGACCGCCAGCCAGGTGATGGCCGGCGCCGAGGCCTTCCGCGCCCACCGCGCCGACTGCGTGATCGGCTTCGGCGGCGGCGCGGCGCTGGACGTGGCCAAGGTGGTGGGACTGGCGGCCACGCACCCGGGCCACATCCTCGAGTACGCCTGGGACCACCCCCAGGTGCGCGCGATCGGCCAGGAGCTGCCGTACTTCGTCGCCCTGCCCACCACCTCGGGCACTGGCTCGGAAGTGGGGCGCTCCTCGGTGATCAGCGAGGACGACACCCACCTCAAGCGCATCATCTTCAGCCCCAGGGTGCTGGCCCGGACCGTGTTCGCCGACCCGGAACTGACGCTGGCCCTGCCCGCCGCCGTGACTGCCGCCACCGGCATGGACGCGCTCACCCACAACGTCGAGAGCTACCTGTCGCCCGCCTACCACCCGCTGTGCGACGGCATCGCGCTGGAAGGCACGCGGATCGCCGCCCGTTCGCTGGCGGCGGCCGTGCACGAGCCCGGCAACCTGCAGGCGCGCAGCGACATGATGATGGCCTCGATGATGGGCGCGATCGCCTTCCAGAAGGACCTGGGGGCCGTGCACTCCTGCGCCCACGCGCTGGGCGCGGTGTGCGACCTGCACCACGGCCTGGCCAACGCGCTGATGATCGACACCGTGCTCGACTGGAACCGGCAGGCGGTGCCGGAGAAATTCGACGAGCTCGCGCACGTCTGCCGCGTCGACGGTGGCGGCGAAGCTTTCGTGCCCTGGCTGCGCGCGCTCAAGGCGCGGGTGGGCATCACCGGCCGCCTTAGCGCGCACGGCGTGCGCCGCGAGCAGCTGCCGCGCCTGGTCGAGATCGCGGTGGCCGACATCTGCCACCAGACCAACCCGCGGCCGGTGAGCGTGGCCGATTTCGAGCGGCTGTTCCTCGAGGCGATGTAA
- a CDS encoding DNA topoisomerase III — translation MSQKTLIIAEKPSVAQDIVRALTPVAGKFDKHDDYFENGNYVVTSAVGHLVEIQAPEQFDIKRGKWSFAHLPVIPPYFDLKPVDKTKSRLNAVVKLAKRKDVAELVNACDAGREGELIFRLIEQYAGGGKALGKPVKRLWLQSMTPQAIRDGFDQLRTDRQMAGLADAARSRSEADWLVGINGTRAMTAFNSRDGGFFLTTVGRVQTPTLAVVVEREEQIRRFVSRDYWEVHATFLAEAGEYAGKWFDPNWKKNPEDAEQKADRVWTEKEAHAIAAAVRGKAATVTEESKPTTQSSPGLFDLTSLQREANGRFGFSAKTTLALAQSLYERHKALTYPRTDSRHLPEDYLPVVKDTMGMLAGSGMPHLAPFAQQAIDNSYVKPSKRVFDNAKVSDHFAIIPTLQAPSGLSDAEQRLYDLVVKRFLSVFFPSAEYMVTTRISQAVGHSFKTEGRVLVKPGWLAIWGKEADTGEAGEDSKVLVPVKPGEMVRAEHVEAKGLKTRPPARYSEATLLGAMEGAGKMVEDDELREAMQEKGLGTPATRAAIIEGLINEKYMLREGRELIPTAKAFQLMTLLRGLGVEELSKPELTGEWEYKLAQMEHGRLSREAFMREIAEMTKHIVRKAKEYDRDSVPGDYATLRTPCPNCGGVVQENYRRYTCIGKPKAEPCGFSFTKIPAGRAFELAEVEQFLQDKKIGPLEGFRSKAGWPFTAEIALKYSEEDKNWKLEFDFGNEDNPAETGEVIDFSGQEPLGPCPKCGARVFEWGSNYLCEKSVPTPQQATPSCDFKSGKIILQQPVERAQMEKLLATGKTDLLDKFVSMRTRRAFKAFLMWDKEAGKVNFEFEPRQSKFPPRKTAAGKTAAAPAKAAAKRAAPAKKAAPARKAAAKAPRKTAAGLTPSPALAAVIGSEPVARTQVIKKLWDYIKANGLQDAANKRAINADAKLKPVFGKDQVTMFELAGIVGKHLS, via the coding sequence ATGAGCCAAAAGACACTGATCATCGCCGAGAAGCCGTCCGTCGCGCAGGACATCGTGCGCGCGCTCACCCCGGTGGCCGGCAAATTCGACAAGCACGACGATTACTTCGAGAACGGCAACTATGTCGTCACCAGCGCCGTCGGCCACCTGGTGGAGATCCAGGCGCCCGAGCAGTTCGACATCAAGCGCGGCAAGTGGAGCTTCGCGCACCTGCCGGTGATCCCGCCGTATTTCGACCTCAAGCCGGTGGACAAGACCAAGTCGCGCCTGAACGCGGTGGTCAAGCTCGCCAAGCGCAAGGACGTGGCCGAACTGGTCAACGCCTGCGACGCGGGCCGTGAGGGCGAACTCATCTTCCGGCTGATCGAGCAGTACGCCGGCGGCGGCAAGGCGCTGGGCAAGCCGGTCAAGCGCCTGTGGCTGCAGTCGATGACGCCGCAGGCGATCCGCGACGGCTTCGACCAACTGCGCACCGACCGCCAGATGGCAGGCCTGGCGGACGCGGCGCGCTCGCGCTCGGAAGCCGACTGGCTGGTGGGCATCAACGGCACCCGCGCCATGACCGCCTTCAACTCGCGCGACGGCGGCTTCTTCCTCACCACCGTCGGCCGGGTGCAGACGCCGACGCTGGCGGTGGTGGTCGAGCGCGAGGAGCAGATCCGCCGGTTCGTCAGCCGCGACTACTGGGAAGTCCACGCCACCTTCCTGGCCGAGGCGGGCGAGTACGCCGGCAAGTGGTTCGACCCGAACTGGAAAAAGAACCCGGAGGACGCCGAGCAGAAGGCCGACCGCGTCTGGACCGAGAAGGAAGCGCACGCGATCGCGGCAGCGGTGCGCGGCAAGGCCGCCACGGTCACCGAGGAATCCAAGCCGACCACCCAGTCCTCGCCCGGCCTGTTCGACCTGACCTCGCTGCAGCGCGAGGCCAACGGCCGCTTCGGCTTCTCGGCCAAGACCACGCTGGCGCTGGCGCAGTCGCTGTACGAGCGGCACAAGGCGCTGACCTATCCGCGAACCGATTCGCGCCACCTGCCGGAGGACTACCTGCCGGTGGTGAAGGACACCATGGGCATGCTGGCCGGCAGCGGCATGCCCCACCTGGCGCCGTTCGCGCAGCAGGCGATCGACAACAGCTACGTCAAGCCGAGCAAGCGGGTGTTCGACAACGCCAAGGTCAGCGATCACTTCGCCATCATCCCGACGCTGCAGGCACCCAGCGGCCTGTCGGACGCCGAGCAGCGCCTGTACGACCTGGTGGTCAAGCGTTTCCTGTCGGTGTTCTTCCCGAGCGCCGAATACATGGTCACCACCCGCATCTCGCAGGCGGTGGGCCACAGCTTCAAGACCGAGGGCCGGGTGCTAGTCAAGCCGGGCTGGCTGGCCATCTGGGGCAAGGAGGCGGACACGGGCGAGGCCGGCGAGGACAGCAAGGTGCTGGTGCCGGTGAAACCCGGCGAGATGGTGCGGGCCGAGCACGTGGAAGCCAAGGGCCTGAAGACCCGGCCGCCGGCACGGTACAGCGAAGCGACGCTGCTCGGCGCGATGGAAGGCGCGGGCAAGATGGTCGAGGACGACGAGCTGCGCGAGGCCATGCAGGAAAAGGGCCTGGGCACGCCGGCCACCCGCGCGGCCATCATCGAAGGCCTGATCAACGAGAAGTACATGCTGCGCGAAGGCCGCGAGCTGATCCCCACCGCCAAGGCCTTCCAGCTGATGACGCTGCTGCGCGGCCTGGGCGTCGAGGAGCTGTCCAAGCCGGAGCTGACCGGCGAGTGGGAATACAAGCTGGCCCAGATGGAGCACGGCCGGCTGTCGCGCGAAGCCTTCATGCGCGAGATCGCCGAGATGACCAAGCACATCGTGCGCAAGGCCAAGGAGTACGACCGCGACAGCGTGCCGGGCGACTACGCGACCCTGCGCACGCCCTGCCCCAACTGCGGCGGCGTGGTGCAGGAGAACTACCGGCGTTACACCTGCATCGGCAAGCCGAAGGCCGAGCCCTGCGGTTTTTCCTTCACCAAGATCCCGGCCGGGCGCGCGTTCGAGCTGGCCGAGGTCGAGCAGTTCCTGCAGGACAAGAAGATCGGCCCGCTGGAGGGCTTCCGCTCCAAGGCCGGCTGGCCCTTCACCGCCGAGATCGCGCTGAAGTACAGCGAGGAGGACAAGAACTGGAAGCTGGAGTTCGACTTCGGCAACGAGGACAACCCGGCCGAGACCGGCGAGGTGATCGACTTCAGCGGCCAGGAGCCGCTCGGGCCCTGCCCCAAGTGCGGCGCCCGCGTGTTCGAGTGGGGCAGCAACTACCTGTGCGAGAAATCGGTGCCGACGCCGCAGCAGGCCACGCCCAGCTGCGACTTCAAGAGCGGCAAGATCATCCTGCAGCAGCCGGTGGAGCGCGCGCAGATGGAAAAGCTGCTGGCCACCGGCAAGACCGACCTGCTCGACAAGTTCGTGTCCATGCGCACGCGCCGGGCCTTCAAGGCCTTCCTGATGTGGGACAAGGAAGCCGGCAAGGTGAACTTCGAGTTCGAGCCGCGGCAGAGCAAGTTCCCGCCGCGCAAGACCGCCGCAGGCAAGACGGCTGCGGCGCCGGCCAAGGCCGCGGCGAAGAGAGCCGCGCCCGCCAAGAAGGCGGCGCCGGCCAGGAAAGCCGCCGCCAAGGCGCCGCGCAAGACCGCCGCAGGCCTGACCCCCAGCCCGGCGCTGGCCGCGGTGATTGGCAGCGAGCCGGTGGCGCGCACCCAGGTCATCAAGAAGCTGTGGGACTACATCAAGGCGAACGGCCTGCAGGACGCCGCCAACAAGCGCGCCATCAACGCCGACGCCAAGCTGAAACCCGTGTTCGGCAAGGACCAGGTGACGATGTTCGAACTGGCCGGCATCGTCGGCAAGCATCTGAGCTGA